A section of the Triticum dicoccoides isolate Atlit2015 ecotype Zavitan chromosome 7A, WEW_v2.0, whole genome shotgun sequence genome encodes:
- the LOC119333838 gene encoding uncharacterized protein LOC119333838 — translation MAVTKARKAVKRSTCATADAGAGAGASSSMSMAPPPGPGGLNELQQPPLLPPGVYFNPTKADRMGFLNRWIAGDDKMPDARGFILHADMYDNDPYALQRLHPPASAREGKYTWWFLGESKFQSPCSATENKRADRSVRTGGFWRVEQSKEELREEGGRKNCFGFYCVPMKRKTPWLMQEFTSDRDRGDGRRGVPALHKLYVTPRATKEGRREVYGEDGLTARNKKPVPADYFAAAAALMPPGSVRGLRQEHVEPPRPQASELLPSPPPLLDYGDDDDGQYFMDDIMSSVGPLHYDDGEKGQNSMGPANVLGQYQQQQDEDGPEDNFSISMDQLMRILDKPAETTVEGREPAWDSLPDIVDHDEFVKFNKDA, via the coding sequence ATGGCCGTCACGAAAGCGAGAAAAGCAGTCAAGAGATCAACTTGCGCCACCGCCGAcgctggagccggagccggagccagcAGCTCCATGTCCATGGCGCCTCCGCCCGGTCCCGGCGGGTTGAACGAGCTCCAGCAGCCGCCGCTGCTGCCTCCCGGCGTCTACTTCAACCCGACCAAAGCGGACAGGATGGGGTTCCTCAACCGGTGGATCGCCGGCGACGACAAGATGCCCGACGCGCGGGGGTTCATCCTCCACGCCGACATGTACGACAACGACCCCTACGCGCTGCAGCGGCTGCACCCGCCGGCCAGCGCCCGCGAGGGCAAGTACACGTGGTGGTTCCTCGGCGAGAGCAAGTTCCAGAGCCCGTGCAGCGCGACAGAGAACAAGCGCGCCGACCGCAGCGTCCGGACCGGCGGGTTCTGGCGGGTGGAGCAGAGCAAGGAGGAGCTTCGCGAAGAGGGCGGGCGCAAGAACTGCTTCGGGTTCTACTGCGTCCCGATGAAGCGCAAGACGCCGTGGCTCATGCAGGAGTTCACCAGCGACAGGGACAGGGGCGACGGCAGGAGGGGCGTGCCCGCGCTCCACAAGCTCTACGTCACACCGCGCGCCACCAAAGAGGGCCGGAGGGAAGTCTACGGGGAGGACGGCCTGACGGCGAGGAACAAGAAACCTGTCCCGGCAGACtatttcgccgccgccgccgcgctgatgCCGCCGGGGAGTGTCCGTGGTCTCCGGCAAGAACACGTTGAGCCGCCACGGCCACAGGCGTCGGAGCTGCTGCCTTCGCCCCCGCCCCTTCTTGATTacggcgacgacgacgatggccaATACTTCATGGATGACATAATGTCGTCGGTGGGTCCTCTTCACTACGACGATGGCGAGAAGGGGCAGAACTCCATGGGGCCAGCCAACGTTCTTGGTCAGTACCAGCAGCAGCAAGATGAGGACGGGCCTGAGGATAATTTCAGCATCTCAATGGACCAACTCATGAGAATACTTGACAAGCCAGCGGAGACGACGGTCGAGGGGAGAGAACCGGCGTGGGACTCGTTGCCGGATATCGTTGATCATGATGAGTTCGTGAAATTCAACAAGGATGCTTAG